CGTTGCCTCTGCAAGTCCTACAACTGTGTCGGGATGAAAGGACGACCGCCCAACGCATTGGTGACGTCATTAGCAAAGACCCGTCCTTTGTCGCCAAGTTGTTGAATGTGGCGAATTCCAGTTTTTACGGGGGCAGTCGACATAAAGTGACGACCGTCACCCATGCGGTGACCTTATTGGGCATGAATTCCATTGCCACGTTGGCGTTTTGCTTTTCGTTATATCGGGACTTACGAAAAAAAGGTGGTGGTGCGTTTGATCATACCCACTTTTGGCATCGATGTATTTTGGCGAGTTTGGCCGCGAAGATTTTGGCCAAGCGCGTCCGGGTGACGAACGAAGAGGAGGTGTTCCTTGCCGGATTATTGCAGGACCTTGGCGTATTGGTGATGAGCGAGGCGTTAGGCATGGAATATGGATTACTTTATAAAAAAGCTGCGCAGGATCATCAGACACTTGAGGCGTTGGAACAAGATCGATGGAAAACGGATCATTGCGAGATCGGAGCATGGTTGGCGGAGACATGGGAATTACCTGAATTATTGCGAGAATCCGTCAAGGGGAGCCATGACCCCTCTTTGGCGTCGGGGAGCGATGACGTCTCCCGGTTAACTATTCAATGCGTGGCCTTGTCGGGGCGGTTAGCTGACATGTGGTGCCACCAACAGCCCGAGGTGGCTATTCAATCGGCCATTCAATTTTCAAAGGAGCTTTTGGAAATTGAACCTGACGGACTTGTGGAAGTGGCCAAACAAATTGCTGACGGCATCCCCGATATGTCCAGTTTTTTTCAGATCAGCTTGGGTAAACCCGAAGATATTCAAAAAGTGTTGGATCATCTTATTCAAATTGTAACGGGCCTCTCTCAACCAGAAAGTTCAGAACCCATCCCTGCCCTTTAAGTCAGTGGTTCCTTCAAGGTTTTTCCTGAGTTTCTCCCAGCATTCAACCAATATCGCTTCCATTAGCCGAATGGATTTGCACGTGGCTTCTTATGTTAGGGGGGGATGGCGTGACAAGTCCGTCGTTTACCAGGAAATGCCGAGGGCCTGACTTAGGAGCCTGTCGGACTTCGGATGAATCGGCTGCAAAAGTGACTCAGCGGTCCATATTTCGCCGCGTCCTTGGCCCATAGTCCCAATATGGGTCGGCAACATCGTCAAAATCTGTCCTCGCTCAGCCACATTTTCGCTATCGATTCCCAAAGTCCGCCAGACTCCTAGGAGTTCTTAAGGCACAAAGCGACATTCACTCGCGAAGGTGTTGAGTGAAAAAGTATTTATCCACTCAAAGGGAAGGACAGGATTGAGGCCCAGTCCATGGGATGTTCGCTCTTGGCATGGATAAGATGGATTGTGTCGACTGTGAAGTTGAGGGACAATGCTTGAGATAAGGAGGACGTGATTTTGTGTTTCAATTCAAGGGAATAATGACCATACAAGAGACTGAGATGGGGCATAAAGGGGTTAGGTGCTTTGACGAACAGTCTATTTGCCAATTCATGCGCATTCGTGAGCGCCGGTGTTTCCTGAGCCTTTAAGAACACGCATTGAAAGTACTGATCACCACAGGCCGGTTCGGCCAGAAAAATATCGAAGGGTGCAAGCGATTCTCCGAGTTTGACGCATCGAAGGGATATAGCCTCCTCTGTTCCTGGCAGAGAACCCAGGAGCGTCACATGCGGGTCGAAGACTGGAGCGTGATACGCTTTGCTCAAGTCGGTAATGGTCTTTTGGAGAATGTCGTAGACCTGACCCGTAGGTGTCAGCCAGAGGTGATAGGCGCTTGCCATGCGCACCTTTCAGATCTGTAGAGAAGTGCCTGAATAACGCATATTTATGGGCTATGGCCCAAAGGAGTACCTCTAGGTAGAGGCCTTTTCTTTGGATTTTGAGGGTTTAATACCAGTCCAGATCAGCAGGCCTCCAATCATGATCAATGCCAATGGAACGAGCATCAATACAAAGAGGTTCCCTTTGGCTTGCCAGGCTGCTGTGCCCATTGTCCCGCCCACAAAAGCCAACGCGGTGCCAAGTGTGATCAGGATGATCCTTACAATGAAAATTGCGACATGCTTGACCTTGCTTGGATGCGCTTTTGGACGTTCTGCTTCTCTACCGAACAAGAGTGTTGGTCTCGTGGCCGGGGTGTGCCTTCGTTCCCCCTTGGTGCCTGGTACACCAGGTGGTTGCTTGTCACTGTCTTTTTTCCTGATGGGCCCAAGGATTTGAAATTTGATAGCAACGAATCCTTGATTTGCGACAGAGATGGAATCCAGCCTGAGTTGCAAAAATGGCCAGAGCCCGCTAGTCACAATCTGTTTGGCTACATCACCTGGAACATAGCCCAGCATATCCCGTTTCGTAGAAAAGATTTGCTCCGATACCCCAAATATCTTGATGGCATGAGGGTCTTGGGGATTGCTCGGTTCTTGTTCCCAGTCCAATAGGTGTTTGGAGCCTTGGATAAATTGCCAGACAATGGCCTGCCGTTCTTGAATTCCCTGAATCTCAAGGTTTTCATAGTAGATTTCATACCCGACTTGAATTGGGGGCAAGAAAGAAATGCCTTCAGGCATGACAATATTCTGATGGGCTTTTCGTTCCGACATATTTCAGCTGTACCTATTTCGTTGATTTAAGGGGCAGAAATGGGGACTTCTCCCACGAAAAAATGTCCTTTGTTCTATATCAACAGGGTCCTCTCTTTGGGCGTGGTGCATAAGACTGGATTTAACTCAAATCAAGCAAGGTTTCTTACACCATACAAAAATTGGAGGGTAAAGGAAATGTGTACAAAGATTTGTGGCTAATTGACATATTGTTTTGGTGCCGTGTTTTTAACCCACCAGAAGAGTGGCGAATCCCTCAAAAAAAATTGGGTTGGTAGGAAATTTGATCACACGGAGGTCTCATTTCTACCCTTGTTCATAAGGGCAGGGGGAGAGTGCCATGTTGAATCTGAAAGGAGAGCTATGAGACAGGGGGACTCATGAGTCAAAGAGAAAAGAATTCGGGGAAGTCCGCCTTTTTTACTTTCGTTTTTGGGATTAGGAAGGAGTTGCCTATAGGGATGAGAATCATCGCATGAAGATGAGATAGGATTATTTCATAACCCATAAAAGAATCGCGGCAAAGAGAAAGAGCCACCACCTGACACTCAACGAGAGTTTTTCTCCCTCGCTTTGGTAATAAAAACGTTTGTCCATCTCATATATCCTCAGTTGATGATTTCAAAATACAGGCGTATGTTCATGCTTACCATTACACTTAGGACCTACATTCCAGTCAGGGGCTATTGTAGGAAGGGTCTTTGCACAATGAATAATTGGGTTAGAAAAAAAAGAGCCTGCCCCATGTGGGGCAGGCTCTTGGGAGGCCAAAAAGTTATGTGTGGATTTCTTCGTGTTCGAGCCTTATCTCCTTCTCTCAGGGATTCAGCGAGTGCGTTGTTATCGCTCTAGGGTTGAATGTCCCAGGAGGAGGGGACTGTATCAGGAGAGCCGACCCCAATCAGGACTACCCCATTCATCAGCCAGACTTTCACCTCCCCTGTAGACGTATTCTTCAAAACCACGTCGGCTTTCCCATCCCCATTCATATCCCCCACCTGCTCAATCTTCCACGCCGAGGCGATGCCGCCTAACACTTTAGATGACGCAATAGAAGTCCCATTCATGAGCCAGATGGCCACAATGTCGCTTGTGTCATTCTTCCAGATAAAGTCGGCCTTCCCATCGCCATTGAAATCGCCAACACCCTCAATTTTCCAATCCGTGGAGGTGCTGCCGGGAAAGCCCGTGCTGGTCACAGTAGTCCCATTCATCACCCACACGGCCACGGCCCCATTGCTGCCGTTATGCCAGATGATATCGGCCTTGCCGTCCCCCGTCACATCGCCGATCCGCGTGATCTGCCAATTGAGCGGCACCCCGCCCGGGAAGGCAACCGAGTCCCTGGCGGTTCCGTTCATCACCCAGATGGCGGTGTTGCCGTCACTGCTATTGCGCCATATCAGATCGGCTTTGCCATCGCCGTTGACATCCCCGACGGCCTGAATGACCCAGGCAGTCGGCGCACTGCCGGGAAAACCTGTGGATGTCACGGCCGTGCCGTTCATCACCCATATCGCCACCGTGCCGTTGGTACTATTGCGCCAGATGACATCGGCCTTGCCATCTCCTGTCACATCGCCGATTCCCGCGATCTGCCAATTGAGCGGCACCCCGCCCGGGAAGCCGACCGAGGCCCGGACTATCCCGTTCATCAACCAGACGGCCGTGCTCCCGGTGTTTGTGTTGCGCCAGATCAGGTCGCCCTTCCCATCTCCATTGAGGTCATAAGGCGTATTTTTGGGTAAAACGACAGGAGGAGGGACAGCCCCACTTCTGGTATCTGTGCCCATCTGAGTCCACTGACAGGTATCTCCCACGAGATCCTGACCGGCAAGCGTGTAGGTCAAGGTATTTCCCACAAGGGAAGCGGTTAAAGTGGATGTGCCGCTATACCAAAATCCGCCGTTGAGAGTAACCACATACGGACATGACGCATTCACTGTACCATTCGCTGCTACGGTTCCTGAACAGGTCACTGTTTGTACAGCGGTAAATCCGTTATCCACCACGGTCTCCACCTGTGTTACGCTCCAGTTGGGGCCAGTTTGGTTGGTAATACTGTAAGTGCTCCCTCCGGGATCATTGAACGGTCCATTATCATCCGCGTCCTGACACCCCGTTGCTGAACCACTACTCGGGCCGTCTTTCCAGGTGCCTCGAATGTCCGGCACTGTCCCCGCTTGCAGCCTTTCTATGGCCAAAGGCATAAAAAATAATCCATTCGCTAAACCCACAATTACCAGTAAATATGTCAAATTTTTGCGCTTCATGTGAAATGCCTCCTGTTGAATCCGAACAGTCGCTTTTCACCGTTGAATCTGAAATAAGTAAAAAATAAACCTTTTGTGGGAGACACAATTCTCGTGAGCGTTAATCTCTTGTAGAAATGCACCCTTGTGGAATGGGAAGCATGAAAAGACGACCTGTCGCACAGGGAGCCTTTGTAGAAAAAATGTCCAAACCATGATGCCACTTTGTCCATCTACTCCCCCCTAGCTGCTACGACAGTTAGCGTTAACATCTTCCTGGTTGGATCCGGTCCATTAGTTTCTTGATATCCCCATTAATGAGGGTAATGCTCGGAATTCATCGAGCATGGTTCGCCCGCTCATCAAGGGCATATGCATATCTAGCAAAATTCCGTCGACCGTATAATTCATGCCCAATCCAGGCCTTCCCGTCCATTTTTCGCCAACACAGACGTGATATCCCGATTCTTTAAGGACAGAGTTGAGTAACTCTGCCACTGAAGGATCATCTTCAACCACCAAAATAGCTGCCCTGGTTTTCCCGTCATGCAAGGAATCAATTACGGAATCATGTGTGGAATCTGGTGTGTTCGTTCCTGGATTCTCCATTTCACTTGTCTTGTGGCGAGAAGGAGACAACCGGGGCTTAAGAAAAATGGCTCCTATGCAGTGGGAACCGGGTATCCGAAATTGCGGGTCCTTCACCATTTTTCCTAAACCATGGGGAACAAATTTAGGGAAAGTAATGTCTGGAATATTCCTGGATAGCGATGTGGAAATGGAGTGCTCACCTCAACCGAGTTTTTAGGCTGTAGTCGGGTTTCTTGCTCAGCAAAATCAAGAACTGCGGGAATGGGTATTCCAAGAACGTGGTGAGGGTAATTCAAGGGGAGATCTTCCGCCCTTTCTAAGGCTGAAGGGGATTGTTCAAACATTAAGGAGACTGGGGTTGAGCCTCCACAGCTTCTTTTTCAGATTGGTAGATAGGAACAATTTCGGAGAGGTGGGTCGACTCTAAAAGATCTTTGACCGTCGGTTGCGGACTGACGATACTGAGGTGCACATGATTGGGTCTCATCATGTGATACCAAAGGAATAATTGTCCTAGTCCCATTGAATCAATCCAGGTAATCTCAGAAAAATTTAAGATGATATGTTGACAGCCCATTTCCTTTGCTCCGAGGATGGCGACTTCAAGTCCCACCTTGGAACTGGCGTCAAAACTCCCTGAGAGGTCCAGTATTTTCGTGTTGTGCTGACAATGCTCTCTAACCGCTAGCATGGGTACTTCCTCCCTTCTTCTTTCATTCACTGAGGACTGAAATTAATTGTCTGATACTGTCTGGGCCTATCGTGA
Above is a window of Candidatus Nitrospira neomarina DNA encoding:
- a CDS encoding 2'-5' RNA ligase family protein, yielding MASAYHLWLTPTGQVYDILQKTITDLSKAYHAPVFDPHVTLLGSLPGTEEAISLRCVKLGESLAPFDIFLAEPACGDQYFQCVFLKAQETPALTNAHELANRLFVKAPNPFMPHLSLLYGHYSLELKHKITSSLSQALSLNFTVDTIHLIHAKSEHPMDWASILSFPLSG
- a CDS encoding HDOD domain-containing protein; its protein translation is MDPQILQRIKNCKTLPAIPALPLQVLQLCRDERTTAQRIGDVISKDPSFVAKLLNVANSSFYGGSRHKVTTVTHAVTLLGMNSIATLAFCFSLYRDLRKKGGGAFDHTHFWHRCILASLAAKILAKRVRVTNEEEVFLAGLLQDLGVLVMSEALGMEYGLLYKKAAQDHQTLEALEQDRWKTDHCEIGAWLAETWELPELLRESVKGSHDPSLASGSDDVSRLTIQCVALSGRLADMWCHQQPEVAIQSAIQFSKELLEIEPDGLVEVAKQIADGIPDMSSFFQISLGKPEDIQKVLDHLIQIVTGLSQPESSEPIPAL
- a CDS encoding STAS domain-containing protein, which gives rise to MLAVREHCQHNTKILDLSGSFDASSKVGLEVAILGAKEMGCQHIILNFSEITWIDSMGLGQLFLWYHMMRPNHVHLSIVSPQPTVKDLLESTHLSEIVPIYQSEKEAVEAQPQSP
- a CDS encoding response regulator, translated to MENPGTNTPDSTHDSVIDSLHDGKTRAAILVVEDDPSVAELLNSVLKESGYHVCVGEKWTGRPGLGMNYTVDGILLDMHMPLMSGRTMLDEFRALPSLMGISRN
- a CDS encoding FG-GAP repeat domain-containing protein: MKRKNLTYLLVIVGLANGLFFMPLAIERLQAGTVPDIRGTWKDGPSSGSATGCQDADDNGPFNDPGGSTYSITNQTGPNWSVTQVETVVDNGFTAVQTVTCSGTVAANGTVNASCPYVVTLNGGFWYSGTSTLTASLVGNTLTYTLAGQDLVGDTCQWTQMGTDTRSGAVPPPVVLPKNTPYDLNGDGKGDLIWRNTNTGSTAVWLMNGIVRASVGFPGGVPLNWQIAGIGDVTGDGKADVIWRNSTNGTVAIWVMNGTAVTSTGFPGSAPTAWVIQAVGDVNGDGKADLIWRNSSDGNTAIWVMNGTARDSVAFPGGVPLNWQITRIGDVTGDGKADIIWHNGSNGAVAVWVMNGTTVTSTGFPGSTSTDWKIEGVGDFNGDGKADFIWKNDTSDIVAIWLMNGTSIASSKVLGGIASAWKIEQVGDMNGDGKADVVLKNTSTGEVKVWLMNGVVLIGVGSPDTVPSSWDIQP